In Salmo salar chromosome ssa14, Ssal_v3.1, whole genome shotgun sequence, the sequence TAAACGTCATCGTAAATCAGCACTACGGTGAGTCCAGCTCAATGAACCAATACATGCAATTGTCACATTCGCTGACCCAACTGGAGTGATACGCTGTCAAACTGCTATGTCATGAGTCAAACGGCGGTGATGTAAGTCAGACACCCACCTTGTGTTTTCTCTGCAGTGACTTTGGAGAAGAGGGACACCTGGGACACGGCCACGAAGGGAAGCCCGAGCAGCTGCAGGAACACTCCGATGATGAACGTTGCCAATTCCCAGGAGTACCCACCTGGACACAGGAAGAGACACAACCTCAGTCAGATGGATGATTGTTGGTGAAATGGTTGAAATTCTACTACTACAACTCCCTCTGGGAAaagaggtgtatgtgtgtgtgtgcgtgcgtgtttgtgtgtgtctgcttgcttATATGTGTGGTCTTCATGTGCCTCCGAGTGGTGGGTTGTATATCACTTACACATCTATCATTAACATCTTCATAGTCACCTCACCACCCTATCCACCCCAGGAGTCTCACACCAACCctgggtacagatctaggatcagcttcccctcccccaatcctaaccttaacttttagtggggaaaatgctaaactgacccaagatcagccaTTAGGTTCACCCTACTCCCACCCACTCACCGTGGGGGTTGGCCAGGAAGATGAGGCACCAGACGCAGGCTACACTGCAGATGACCAACCCCACGGCCAGCACCACGCGGTCTTCCACCTGGCGACTCAGCCAGCGCACCAAAAAGAAGCCCAGGATCACCTCAACGCCACACAGGCTGTACATCAGGCTGTTGGCAAGCTCTCCGAAGCCAAAGGAGCGCTGGGTCAGAGGTGTCACCATGGTCTagagaggaaggggaagggggACATGAGAAATGACATCACTATGTCAGGGTAGTCACCATGttctagggagagagaggaagacaggaaaTTACATCAGTATTTGTTTACCTCTTAATGGGAAAGAGTTCCCAGTACCCACTCTATGAACAAGGTGTAACGTCAAAATTATATTGTGAAAACGTATGAACATGAAAAAGAGCTTTCAGGTCTTGAAAcacggttagggttaggcatatgaTGTGGTTAcgatgcaacaaaaaaaagatgGCGTCCTTGTTTAGGCTGTTGCTGCAGAAGCTCTTACCTCCAGTGCTGTCTGGTTGAAGAGGGTGATGAACTGAGCAGTGAGgagcaccaccacctcctccctcaGAAACTCtactgaaacagagagagagaggtaagagaatcCATAAAAATGTTCACCACACATGCAGGCATACTTCAACCTTCCTCGAAAACTCGACGAAGCTGGAAAACGCCTGAATTTTTGGACATtttatttaagctttatttaaccaggtaggccagttgagaacaagttctcatttgcaactgctacctggccaagataaagcaaagcagtgcgacaaaaacaacaacgcagagttacacatgggataagcaaacgtacagtcaataacacaatagaaaaatctatgtaaagtgtgtgcaaatgtagtaagattagggaggtaaggcaataaataggccatagtggcgaaataacgacaatttagcattaacactggagtgatagatgtgcagatgatgatgtgcaagtagagatactgggttgcaaaagagcaaaacatttataaataacaatatggggatgaggtagttgagtgggctatttacagatgggctgtgtacaggtacagtgatcggtaagctgctctgacagctgatgcttaaagttagagagggagataatagtctccagcttcagtgatttttgcaattcgttccagtcattggcagcagagaattggaaggaaaggtggccaaaggaggtgttggctttggggatgaccagtgaaatatacctgctggagcgcgtgctacgggtgggtgttgctatggtgaccggtgagctgagataaggtggggctttacctagcaaagacttatagatgacctggagccagtgggtttggcgatgaatatgtagccaGTGCCAGCCAATGAGAACACAcaagttgcagtggtgggtagtatatggatggggctttggtgacaaaacggatggcactgtgatagactacatccagtttgctgagtagagtgttggaggctattttgtaaatgacatctccgaagtcaaggatcggtaggatagtcagttttacgagggtatgtttggtagcatgagtgaaggaggctttgttgcgaaataggaagctgattctagatttaattttggattggggaTGCTTAATatgtgtctggaaggagagtttgcagtctaaccagacacctaggtatttgtagttgtccacatattctaagccagaaccgtccagagtagtgatgctagtcgggcaggcaggtgcgggaagcaatcggttgaagagcatgcatgtaGTTTGACTattatttaaaagcagttggaggccatggaaggagtgttgtatggcattgaagctcgtttggaggtttgttaacacagtgtccaaagaagggccagatgtatacagaatggtgtcgtctgcgtagagatggatcagagaatccccagcagcaagagcgacatcattgatgtatacagagaagagtgtcggcccaagaattgaaccctgtggcatacccatagagactgccagaggtccggacaacaggccatccgatttgacacactgaactctatctgagaagtagttggtgaaccagttgaggcagtcatttgagaagccaaggctattgagtctgcagataagaatgcggtgattgacagagtcgaaagccttggccaggtcgatgaggacagctgcacagtactgtcttttatcgatggcggttatgaaatcgtttaggaccttgagcgtggctgaggtgcacccatgaccagctcggaaaccagattgcatagcggagaaggtacgtgggatttgaaatggtcagtgatctgtttgttaacttggctttcgaagactttagaaaggcagggcaggatggatataggtctataacagtttgggtctagagtgtctccccctttgaagagggggatgaccgtggcagctttctaatctttggggatctcagatgatacgaaagagaggttgaacaggctagtaataggggttgcaacaatttagctggataattttagaaagagagggtccagattgtctagcccagctgatttgtagggatccagattttgcagctctttcagaacatcagctatctggatttgggtgaaggagaagcagggggcttgggcaagttgctgcagggggtgcagagctgttggcttgggtaggggtagccaggtggaaagcatggccagccgtagaaaaatgcttattgaaattctcgattatcgtagatttatcggtggtgacaatgtttcctagcctcagtgcagtgggcagctgggaggaggtgctcttattctacatggactttacagtgtcccaaaactttttggaattagtgctacaggatgcaaatttctgtttgaaaaagctagccttagctttcctaactgactgtgtatattggttcctggcttccctgaaaagttgcatatcgcgggggctgttcgatgttaatgcagtacgccacaggatgtttttgtgctgttcaagggcagtcaagtctggagtgaaccaaaagctatatctgttcttagttctacattttttgaatggggcatacttatttaaagaacaaccaggcatcctctactgatgggatgaggtcaatatccttccaggatacccgggccaggtcaattagaaagacctgctcgctgaagtgttttagggagcgtttgacagtgacgaggggtggtcgtttgaccgcggacccattacggacgcaggcaatgaggcagtgatcgctgagatcctggttggagacagcagaggtgtatttagagggcaagttggtcaggatgatatcaaTGAGGGTGCCCAtatttacggatttagggttgtacctggtaggttccttgataatttgtgtgagattgagggcatctagcttagattgtaggacggctggggtgttaagcatatcccagtttaggtcacctaacagtacgaactctgaagatagatggggggcaatcaattcacatatggtgtccagggcaccaTAAcaaggggtctataacaagcggcaacagtgagagacttatttctggaaaggtggatttttaaaagtagaagctcgaactgtttgggcacagacctggatagtgtgacagaactctgcaggctatctctgcagtagattgcaactccgccccctttggcagttctaccttgtcagaaaatgttgtagtggggatggaaatttcagaatttttggtgggcttcctaagccaggattcagacacggctaggacacgagggttggtggagtgtgctaaagcagtgaataaaacaaacttagggaggaggcttctgatgttaacatgcatgaaactaagacttttacggttacagaagtcaacaaatgagagcgcctggggaataggtatAGTGCTGGGgactacagggcctgggttaacctctacatcaccagaggaacagaggaggagtaggataaaggtacggctaaaggctataagaactggtcgtctagtgcgttgggaacagagaataaaataagcagatttctgggcgtggtagaatagattcagggcataatgtgcatacaagggtatggtaggatgtgagtacagtggaggtaaacctaggcattgagtgaaaATGAGAGAGGTtgtgtctctggaggcaccagttaagctagttaaggtctccgcatgtgtggggggtgggacaaaagagctgtctaaggcatgttgagcagGACTGGGGGCTCGCTCACATAAAACAATAATAACTAACcgaaacagcagtagacaagacatactgacattagggagaggcatgtgtagccgagtgatcatagggtccaatgagcagcaataggtgagtcggGGAGCAGGTCAGTAGTCGCTACCATGCTACTACTAAGAGCAGGAGACATGGCGTTCAGAAAGCAAGCGAGCCGGGACTAGCAGATGGGTCTTTAGCGACAATGCAACGGAAAATCCTGTTGAAATCACATCGGACGATTACGTtggtagaccagtcgtgatggatcagcggggctccgtgtcggcaataacgggtccaggccaattggcaaagaggtattgtagcccaagaattagctggtatacctcttcggctagccgggagatgggcctagctcgaggctagctggtgcttgcttcgggacagaggcgttagccagCAATAGCCACTCggttgcagctaactagctgcgatgatccggtgtaatggtccagagcttgtgtcaggaatccggtgatatggTAGAGAAAAgctgtccgatatgctctgggttgatattgcgctgtgtagactggcaggtattgaccgagctaAAACTGGCTGGTGTCCGAGCTTACGGTGAAGaccactagcagtggctaactgactactagctagtagctagttagctggctagcttctgatgggggttccagttataaagtataaaaatagaagatccataccacattgggtgaggtggtttgcaggaaagtatattcagttcgtagatggaaagtgagattaaaatatatacgaaaaaTGAAGAAACCGACTATTTATGcgggacaagacaagacaaacacacgtccgactgctacgccatcttggaaactaACGAACTAATGAATGAGAATATTTACCACATACAAAGTCGATAGGCTTTACAttcacaactctccttccatcgCCGTCAAACCCATTCCAGAATGTGCTACAGACAGGCAAAATCAATGATAAAGAATGTTTGCAGCATTTAGAATTTAGTCTCCCTTTTGCCCACAAAACTCAACACAGGCATAGAGCCAATTAAAGAGGATGTCCAACATACATACCACCTTCTCCTTCCAAAAAtctacacacacagaaagagactcAATACGAGTgatctgacatacacacacaaacgcaagCTGGCACATAAAAGATACTTGAGAGACTGAATCCATACAGGAGACATTTAACATGCACTAATAGACAGAGACAACTCAACAGGCAAGATGGTGAGAAACTATCAATATACATGTctaaagagtagagtagagagagagagtagagtgttACTTTATTAATCCCAACTTGGGAAATTGTTTTATCACAGCATGTTTAATCAATTACTTACaataacaacacacacaacaatgaCCAACAAATGATACAAACTTTTTCAACACATTAAGATATAGTATCCCTAAAATAATAGTCTGATTCTGTAGTGCTGTTTTCTATCTCTCCACTCACCTCGACTAGCACTGAAAATTGTGAGGGGGTTTGAGATAGTCGAAGGAGGGGacgaggaagaggtagaggaaggtGGCGAGGGAGGGCACTGTGAAGGGTCCTGGAAAGGGTGgatctctgtggaaagggttgtcTCTATCTGGTCGTCCCAGACAGTGCCGTAGGTCTCCGGTGTCTCCTCTGCCCTTACCAGCGGCACCTCCTCTTCGATCTCTCCCACAGCGATACCCCCCTCTCCGGAGCTGATAGGTGGTATGTCCCAGTACAGGGCCAGCACCACAAACTGGAGCAGGATCCACATCAGACACATGAAGAtctggaagagggggaggaggggaggagagggtgtagGGGTGCAAGATGGTTGAGATGGTAGAGTAAAATATTTTTATGCCAGCATTTTAATGTTTGTGTGTTGAGGGTGCagtgtttaagaaatgttttataATGTTTTCTTAGGTTTCTATTGGTTTGATGAAGTATttataaatacagtgcattcagaaagtattcagaccccttgactttttccacattttgttacgttacagccgtattctaaaattgattaaattcattttttcctcatcaatctacacacaatacctaatAACGACAAAGTTAAACaggtttttaaataataataataccttaTTTAtttatactttccgaatgcaaggTCAATAAAATCATACTGTACAGGCTATAGTGTTAATGTACCCGCTAACTCTGAACAGGAGATTAAAGGTACATGCATGGGAGCTAAACGGATGTTTGTGGTTTAGTATTCATGAAGCATAGAGCTGTAGAGGGAGAACCGGAGAGGATAGATTGTCTGGATGCTGGGTGTTTACCCCGGGAGAGGTGTAGTTGTTCACCACAAACGGCCCCAGCTGGAAGTCGCACAGCCTCAGGAACAGATTGAATGCTGGCCCTGCAAAATggagggtcgtattcattaggcatcaaacggaagaaaacagacaAAAAGAACAGGGAGGCACCACCTAAACTTAAGATACACATGTTTTTGTTGTAGGAGcagtttgggggtgggggtgctaTACATTGTTATCGGTAACGGGGGTGTTCGGGACCATagccacgggggaccagtacggagaaaaaaaatgtataagataagagcgtctgctagatgactaaaatgtaaatgtaaatagccgcgggaagtaggggtgctgaaaaccccccctgaaaaatctgaatatatttttgaaataataataataaaatatatttttttcacaacAGTAGTGCACTGTGCCTAGTATTAACAGTATTTTCAGCATCTCCATTTTGGAAAAAAAGGTAGTTGTATAAATAAGAACAGTATCTCGCaggattcaatagttggaattgtcctctctctttctctttgattgtcattctaatgggatgcagaaagaacaaaaccctgtcctcaaacatttaAATCAAAAGATGCAAAGTTATGGGCAAAGACAGAAAACATCCGcatcaaattaaatatttttcttgatcaaataacatggaaaacaacaacattttgtgcagtattacaaaccacttaatgtcaatgtacattactgtattgtacataggctggtcatTTAGGTTTTTATCTAGACATTCACAATGCAGTAATTGAGTACATTGAGAAatcaagtggtttgtgatgatgtagctcagttagtagcgcatggtgcttgcaatggtagagttgtgggttcgattcccacaggggaccagtatgaacatgtatgcactcactactgctctggataagagtgtctactgaaAAGGAATGAATAGAACATTAAAGTTTTCACATAAAAATACATTGCATTTGCAACGTATTTCAAAAAACTGGAAAGCATATATCAAGCAAGTGTTTTTATTTTCCACAAGTATTATCATATtaactgttttgtacagataagagactcaagttacaaatgctggtaaacactcaaatacatagaattacatttttttcacaaaatgtgtgcactgggcctttactagtcctgtattagtggaccaatATAGAAATCTTCAGTGCTgtcaaaaaaaactaaaaactgcATTCCCCCAAATCGCAGCACCCCCACCCCTAAACTACTTCCTGCAGCTATGcgtttggaacaatgtaaacaacactaaataaattataattattgtaaagtttttttttaaagcctttattacagcaaagactaaaaacagTTGCATTCATTCGTGAATGCAATTTCCGAAATGGAACAGTTTAGGCCTATTTATTGTTTACGGGAGTTATTCAATGGTAGCtttgatattttattttaaaactgaAATGCTATGCTGTgtgatgattgattgattgatacagtagcctatataagtattgaaatataggcctaagcaatgttccctcaaattgtttggggcactgagcaaatttcaggtctgctgagcgcaaagttgaagttgtgaaaattctgtgcaacttccagcgtgcttttactgtgaacactgaggctgtacccgctttaagttacagttttaacagtggccaacagtggccatgagacttttgaaaaaacatGCAGGCTTGACATTTATCTGTTTACcaacttgtccttcagacaaggaggtgactgaaattgttgttgtattgtttcatGCAAGAAACCGCttcacaaaataaaatgcattattattcccataccattattacagtgaatcagacaaattaagctaccctctgcctattggttaCTTAGCTTATTAAGGCATGTCTCAAAATATTAAGACAAAAAACCTCtttacctgactggcttttcaCTAATGACTAGAGATTTACATGTTttatgctcttgtaggaagcaatcactcgcCTAAtgctgactacaaattatctataactgggctaataactcactaactagcaaaggatatgaacaaaatgtgcacacgcggctacatgcagctctcgctttgatctccaAATAAGTGCATCTACTCAATACcacagctgtaaacacagtccagttcaaagtaaatggtagaaatccatatatggcaatggtctgtgtagagtatgggctGAGTCGTGCACAATATAATCGAGGGtgtgaagtactt encodes:
- the LOC106568744 gene encoding uncharacterized protein encodes the protein MNTTLHFAGPAFNLFLRLCDFQLGPFVVNNYTSPGIFMCLMWILLQFVVLALYWDIPPISSGEGGIAVGEIEEEVPLVRAEETPETYGTVWDDQIETTLSTEIHPFQDPSQCPPSPPSSTSSSSPPSTISNPLTIFSASRVEFLREEVVVLLTAQFITLFNQTALETMVTPLTQRSFGFGELANSLMYSLCGVEVILGFFLVRWLSRQVEDRVVLAVGLVICSVACVWCLIFLANPHGGYSWELATFIIGVFLQLLGLPFVAVSQVSLFSKVTAEKTQGFSQGVRRSVGGLATILGPLWAGGLTGNLYLMLGMMLALLLMITVMLILSYDRLVEPKVVQHAQSSDNGE